In one window of Eleutherodactylus coqui strain aEleCoq1 chromosome 10, aEleCoq1.hap1, whole genome shotgun sequence DNA:
- the LOC136580029 gene encoding POU domain, class 5, transcription factor 1.2-like, protein MYNQQTYQHFAHSSGLMQDANGQYNITGYPGINPHHQSFFPFAGMKSDYGDLGVQVVGDCSAQAIPWNHLPQVEPANHTMGIQGGDQQQQQAPSEQPITNQEDKRIMKREREEESEIKVQSATAKGIPQTSNPSAASYYAQPWGAAPFWPTTPNGGHAAAPNKPDESSKTQATDPLHQSPESGMSSMENSRCPSATSSVSSGNTTSTPRSRNMSTGGSEGISSDNEEETPTSSEMEQFAKDLKQKRITMGYTQADVGYALGVLFGKTFSQTTICRFESLQLSFKNMCKLKPLLGSWLHEVENNENLQEIISRGHVLPQVQKRKHRTSIENNVKRRLENYFMHCSKPGAQEISQIAKDLNMDKDVIRVWFCNRRQKGKRQVNPYLRENGGETYEVVQSLSSPNAGPFALPQVMTSQGFAPAPLGSNPALYVPAFHKGEVFPQSVPHGMPSMSNHSA, encoded by the exons ATGTACAACCAGCAGACCTACCAACACTTCGCCCACAGCTCTGGGCTGATGCAAGATGCCAACGGCCAATATAATATTACAGGGTACCCTGGAATTAACCCTCATCACCAGTCTTTTTTCCCATTCGCTGGCATGAAATCGGACTATGGAGATCTGGGGGTCCAAGTTGTGGGAGATTGCTCAGCTCAGGCCATCCCCTGGAACCACCTGCCACAAGTGGAGCCTGCCAACCACACCATGGGCATCCAAGGCGgtgaccagcagcagcagcaagctCCAAGTGAACAGCCGATCACAAACCAAGAAGACAAGAGGATCATGAAGAGAGAGCGGGAGGAAGAGTCTGAAATAAAGGTACAATCTGCAACAGCTAAGGGAATCCCCCAAACCTCCAATCCCTCCGCTGCATCCTACTATGCCCAGCCATGGGGGGCTGCACCCTTCTGGCCAACTACTCCCAATGGTGGCCATGCAGCAGCTCCTAACAAGCCTGATGAGAGTAGCAAGACCCAAGCGACCGACCCTCTTCATCAAAGCCCTGAAAGTGGCATGTCCAGCATGGAAAACAGCAGATGCCCCAGTGCCACCAGCTCCGTGTCCAGCGGCAATACCACCAGCACCCCCCGCAGCAGGAATATGTCCACCGGGGGCAGCGAAGGCATCTCCAGCGACAACGAGGAG GAGACTCCAACATCTTCTGAGATGGAACAGTTTGCTAAGGATCTAAAACAGAAAAGGATAACAATGGGGTACACCCAAGCAGATGTCGGCTATGCCCTAGGAGTCCTTTTTG GTAAAACCTTTAGTCAAACGACCATCTGCCGCTTTGAGTCCTTACAACTGAGTttcaaaaacatgtgcaaactGAAGCCATTACTGGGGAGCTGGCTGCACGAGGTGGAAAATAATGAGAATTTACAAGAG ATTATTAGTCGCGGACACGTTCTGCCTCAAGTTCAAAAGAGAAAACACAGAACAAGCATTGAGAATAACGTGAAACGAAGACTGGAGAACTACTTCATGCATTGCTCCAAGCCAGGAGCACAGGAAATATCCCAGATTGCGAAGGACCTCAACATGGATAAAGAT GTGATCAGAGTTTGGTTCTGCAATCGCCGACAGAAAGGAAAACGGCAGGTGAACCCCTACCTAAGGGAAAACGGTGGTGAAACCTATGAGGTCGTCCAGTCCCTTTCATCTCCTAACGCTGGGCCCTTCGCCTTGCCGCAGGTGATGACCTCACAAGGCTTCGCTCCAGCCCCCCTAGGTTCCAACCCTGCACTTTACGTGCCTGCCTTCCACAAGGGTGAGGTATTCCCACAGAGCGTGCCTCATGGAATGCCCTCCATGTCCAACCACTCCGCCTGA